The proteins below are encoded in one region of Hordeum vulgare subsp. vulgare chromosome 3H, MorexV3_pseudomolecules_assembly, whole genome shotgun sequence:
- the LOC123440860 gene encoding tricin synthase 1-like, translating to MAAGGRDNSYYCKNLLKSNSMYTYILNTTVLPREPECMRDLRLLTDKHPEGFMQSPPDEAQLLGMLIKISGARNTIEIGVFTGYSLLATALALPDGGKVVAIDVNRGDFELGLPFIEKAGMAHKVDFREGAGLDRLDELLVASVVEEEAGYDFAFVDADKPNYMHYHEKLLQLVRVGGTIVYDNTLWGGTVAGAIVPTLDESITDFLREFNAKLAADPRVEVCQLAIGDGVTICRRLI from the exons ATGGCTGCCGGCGGCAGGGACAATAGCTACTACTGCAAGAATCTGCTTAAGAGCAACAGCATGTACACGTACATCCTCAACACCACGGTGCTCCCCCGCGAGCCGGAGTGCATGCGCGACCTGCGGCTACTGACCGACAAGCACCCAGA GGGCTTCATGCAGTCACCGCCGGACGAGGCGCAGCTTCTGGGGATGCTTATCAAGATATCGGGGGCCAGGAACACTATCGAGATCGGTGTGTTCACGGGCTACTCGCTCCTCGCTACTGCGCTGGCGCTGCCAGACGGCGGCAAGGTCGTGGCGATCGACGTCAACCGGGGCGACTTTGAGCTCGGCCTACCATTCATCGAGAAGGCTGGCATGGCACACAAGGTAGACTTCCGCGAGGGCGCCGGCCTCGACCGCCTAGATGAGCTCCTCGTTGCCTCAGTCGTGGAAGAAGAGGCGGGGTACGACTTTGCATTCGTGGACGCCGACAAGCCAAATTACATGCACTACCACGAGAAGCTGTTGCAGCTGGTGCGCGTCGGGGGCACCATTGTCTATGACAATACGCTCTGGGGTGGCACAGTAGCCGGGGCGATCGTGCCCACATTAGATGAGTCGATCACCGACTTCCTCAGGGAGTTCAACGCCAAGCTTGCCGCTGACCCGCGCGTAGAGGTCTGCCAGCTCGCCATTGGTGACGGCGTCACCATCTGCCGCCGCCTCATCTGA